In Leptospira kanakyensis, a genomic segment contains:
- a CDS encoding TetR family transcriptional regulator produces the protein MKLNKRYAQKLRTHDNLLESALQLMGEEKGLGDLSLREVAGEAGIVPAAFYRHFKNMEELGLSLVDECGGRIQTIVGDARNKGAYKSALQLTIGFFFDYVTHNRSLFRFISRERTGGNRKIREKIRESMNAIAVELAKDMRMPKMIPQLDIQFASELIVSICFLMASDYLDLATDAHSEMRKIKLQTIKQVRLVFIGTIRGRKKR, from the coding sequence ATGAAACTCAACAAACGCTACGCCCAAAAGCTCCGCACCCACGACAATTTGCTCGAAAGTGCCTTACAATTGATGGGAGAGGAGAAAGGTTTGGGGGATCTTAGCCTTCGGGAAGTGGCAGGAGAGGCTGGGATTGTCCCTGCAGCCTTCTATCGGCATTTTAAAAATATGGAAGAACTGGGCCTGTCACTTGTGGACGAATGTGGAGGGCGGATCCAAACCATCGTGGGGGATGCCAGAAACAAAGGGGCTTACAAATCGGCCTTACAACTGACCATTGGTTTCTTTTTTGACTATGTTACGCACAATCGATCCCTTTTCCGTTTTATCTCCAGAGAACGGACGGGAGGCAACCGAAAGATCCGGGAGAAAATTCGCGAATCGATGAACGCAATTGCTGTCGAACTAGCCAAAGACATGCGAATGCCCAAGATGATCCCACAACTAGACATTCAGTTTGCTTCCGAGTTAATTGTTAGTATTTGTTTTCTTATGGCCTCAGACTATTTAGATCTTGCCACAGATGCTCATTCTGAAATGCGAAAAATAAAATTACAAACCATCAAACAAGTTCGTTTGGTTTTTATTGGAACGATTAGGGGAAGGAAAAAAAGATAA
- a CDS encoding ferredoxin reductase, protein MKTFPFIFNEPRQFLSSLQGKEWADFLLGEINPRFSVTAIKAKVVAVREETADAKTIVLKPNWLWKGFRSGQHVPVTVEIAGRRVTRFYSLSSRPDDKLLSITVKRQKGGLVSNFINTNIKKGDVLELGEATGEFVLPKTLPSKFLFLAGGSGITPIHSILKQLEANQFKGKATLLYFVRSFEDIILRSSLEEIAKSTGWLEIKYIFSDVPKEGYDSGFLTKEILQKYAEDLKSYSVYVCGPAPMQTKALSLLEGNEIKSELFLLPGQTSLKVKKTGTVDVFLSLSHKTIQVKGERSLLEELEDQGIYPQSGCRMGICHTCVCKKAVGSVTDLSNGEVSELGEENIQICVSRAESNLELEL, encoded by the coding sequence ATGAAAACATTTCCTTTTATCTTTAACGAACCACGGCAGTTCCTCAGCTCCTTACAAGGGAAAGAGTGGGCTGATTTTCTTTTGGGAGAAATCAATCCGCGGTTCTCTGTCACTGCCATCAAAGCAAAAGTCGTTGCTGTTCGGGAAGAAACAGCTGATGCAAAGACAATCGTATTGAAACCCAACTGGTTATGGAAGGGTTTTCGTTCAGGCCAACATGTTCCTGTGACTGTAGAAATTGCAGGAAGGAGAGTGACTCGGTTTTATTCTTTGTCTTCACGGCCAGATGATAAACTTTTAAGTATCACCGTAAAACGCCAAAAAGGTGGACTTGTATCCAATTTTATCAATACAAACATTAAAAAAGGCGATGTATTAGAGTTAGGTGAGGCAACTGGTGAGTTTGTCCTTCCCAAAACTTTACCTTCTAAGTTTTTATTTTTAGCAGGTGGTAGTGGAATCACTCCGATTCATTCCATTCTGAAACAACTAGAGGCAAATCAATTTAAAGGAAAAGCCACTCTTCTTTACTTTGTTCGATCCTTCGAAGATATCATTTTACGTTCTTCTTTAGAAGAAATTGCAAAATCAACTGGATGGTTAGAAATCAAATATATTTTTTCAGATGTTCCTAAAGAAGGATATGATTCAGGATTTTTAACCAAAGAAATTTTGCAAAAGTATGCAGAAGATTTAAAATCCTATTCTGTTTATGTATGTGGGCCTGCCCCCATGCAAACCAAAGCACTTTCGCTTTTAGAAGGTAACGAAATCAAATCGGAACTTTTTTTGTTACCCGGTCAGACTTCTTTGAAGGTAAAAAAAACGGGAACGGTAGATGTCTTTTTATCTTTAAGTCACAAAACCATTCAGGTAAAAGGAGAACGTTCTTTACTAGAAGAACTCGAAGACCAAGGGATTTATCCACAAAGCGGATGCCGTATGGGAATTTGCCATACTTGTGTTTGTAAAAAAGCAGTAGGTTCTGTAACAGATCTATCAAATGGCGAAGTATCTGAGTTAGGTGAAGAGAATATCCAAATCTGTGTTTCTCGTGCCGAATCAAATTTGGAATTAGAACTCTAA
- a CDS encoding fatty acid desaturase family protein produces MKTISKTLNHEEIEAFGKEVDSLREEVMAKVGKEDADHIRSIYKIYRYTEILGRGLIHFSFEPISFVLGSLILGGSKIINNMELGHNVLHGQYDWMNDPRFNSRTFEWDIVSDAHQWKFYHNYMHHTYTNVLNKDHDYGYNFTRLTEGQKWKPVHLTQPFTNMFLAMNFQWGVGAHGYRVEYMEIPKKQRKKKSLKDYKAVFFKKIELQLVKDYLFFPLLAGLNFPKIILGNLIANLIRNLWTYAVIFCGHFTENAESFSVDDIVGETKAQWYLRQLKGSSNLDGSNFFYTMTGHLSHQIEHHMFPDMPAKRYREVAPRLKEICAKYGQHYNTGSFVKQFASVWKRIVAYSFPDSIAGKLMGNKKKYLEPTALLSQPSFQISLPSEEKSATLT; encoded by the coding sequence ATGAAAACAATTAGCAAAACATTAAACCACGAAGAAATTGAAGCCTTTGGAAAAGAAGTGGATTCACTCCGCGAAGAAGTGATGGCCAAGGTCGGTAAAGAAGATGCAGATCATATCAGATCCATCTATAAAATCTATCGTTACACAGAGATTTTAGGTCGTGGCCTCATCCACTTTAGTTTTGAACCTATTTCCTTTGTGCTTGGTTCACTCATTCTTGGTGGATCCAAAATCATAAACAATATGGAACTTGGTCATAACGTCCTTCATGGACAATATGATTGGATGAACGATCCACGATTTAACTCCCGTACTTTTGAATGGGACATTGTGAGTGATGCTCACCAATGGAAGTTTTATCATAATTATATGCACCATACTTATACAAATGTTCTTAATAAAGATCATGATTATGGATATAATTTTACCCGATTGACAGAAGGTCAAAAGTGGAAACCAGTTCACCTAACACAGCCTTTCACAAATATGTTTTTGGCGATGAACTTCCAGTGGGGTGTGGGAGCTCACGGTTACCGAGTGGAATATATGGAGATTCCGAAAAAACAAAGAAAGAAAAAATCTCTTAAGGATTATAAGGCAGTGTTCTTTAAAAAAATTGAACTACAACTTGTAAAAGATTACCTTTTCTTTCCACTCCTTGCCGGTTTGAATTTTCCAAAGATCATTTTAGGAAATTTGATCGCAAATTTGATTCGAAATCTTTGGACTTACGCTGTGATCTTCTGTGGGCATTTTACAGAAAATGCAGAATCTTTTTCCGTAGATGATATTGTTGGGGAAACAAAAGCGCAGTGGTATCTAAGACAACTCAAAGGTTCTTCTAACTTAGATGGTAGTAACTTTTTTTATACGATGACTGGGCATTTGAGTCACCAAATCGAACACCATATGTTCCCTGATATGCCAGCAAAACGTTACCGTGAAGTGGCACCTCGTTTGAAAGAAATTTGTGCTAAGTATGGTCAACACTACAATACAGGAAGTTTCGTGAAACAGTTTGCTTCCGTTTGGAAACGAATCGTTGCTTATTCTTTTCCTGATTCCATTGCCGGAAAGTTAATGGGAAATAAAAAGAAATACTTAGAACCAACTGCGTTACTTTCGCAACCCAGTTTTCAGATCTCCCTTCCTAGTGAAGAGAAGTCAGCGACTCTCACATAA
- a CDS encoding acyl-CoA dehydrogenase family protein, whose protein sequence is MIQSNYFQTNEDLKEHFYELIDWNEIVPIYENNYSDSKLYSENNNPRLEYAPSNIDEAKSFYDEILKSCGEISGMYVSQVAATVDSKGLKFDNGNVIHPQEMVDVIKMYHDAGLGPVAFKRRYGGLGAPSIIKAMIAELMYRSDSSITIAVGSMGLAAILEVCASDEMKEEWIPKLISGNYTVTMGLSEPDFGSDLPNITTKATKKDGKWYLNGTKRFQTVACGVNGIPGITLTLARTGTQESGARGLSFFIVENKDYAVQGIEKKLGIKASATCETVFENSEGYLVGKEGFGLVKYVMGMLNGARLSVSSQGTGIVTAAYEEALKYAKERIQFGKPIYEIPAVRRMLDRMERELAGMRCLMVEAAFSVDKYYWYEDGRTVSPEESKIGKFWEKVANTLTPISKYYNSEMCNDLVYDGLQVLGGAGYTEDYDLSRLYRDARITNIYDGTTQIQVNAAIGGITSGMSPTGTFRSYLDHLAKGSESNTKLQEIRTLFESIVDAYKSIEKQETKEAHSFEVVESAARVVVGYLMERAKNKSTSRKELRSTWCKGFHLDSLAILSANQIRLKHLKD, encoded by the coding sequence ATGATCCAAAGTAACTACTTTCAAACCAACGAAGACTTAAAAGAACATTTTTACGAATTAATTGATTGGAATGAAATTGTTCCTATTTATGAAAATAACTATTCTGATTCCAAACTTTATTCCGAAAACAATAACCCTCGACTAGAGTATGCACCATCTAATATCGATGAGGCGAAATCATTTTATGATGAAATCCTAAAATCCTGCGGAGAAATCAGTGGGATGTATGTTTCCCAAGTTGCTGCAACTGTGGATTCCAAAGGTCTAAAATTTGATAATGGAAACGTGATCCATCCACAAGAGATGGTGGATGTAATCAAAATGTATCATGATGCAGGACTTGGGCCTGTTGCATTCAAAAGAAGGTATGGTGGACTAGGTGCACCTAGCATCATAAAGGCGATGATTGCGGAATTGATGTATAGATCCGATAGTTCTATTACCATTGCAGTGGGAAGTATGGGGCTTGCCGCCATTTTGGAAGTCTGTGCCTCTGATGAAATGAAAGAAGAATGGATTCCAAAACTAATTTCAGGAAACTATACAGTCACTATGGGATTATCAGAACCAGACTTCGGATCTGATTTACCAAACATTACCACCAAAGCTACAAAAAAAGATGGTAAGTGGTATCTCAACGGAACCAAAAGATTTCAAACTGTAGCCTGTGGAGTGAATGGTATCCCGGGTATCACTCTCACGTTAGCAAGAACAGGAACCCAAGAAAGTGGTGCGAGAGGACTTTCTTTTTTTATTGTTGAGAACAAAGATTATGCGGTGCAAGGTATCGAAAAAAAATTAGGAATCAAAGCCTCCGCCACCTGCGAAACCGTCTTTGAAAACAGTGAAGGTTATCTTGTTGGTAAAGAAGGATTCGGACTTGTAAAGTATGTAATGGGAATGTTAAACGGTGCCCGTCTCAGTGTTTCTTCCCAAGGTACAGGGATAGTCACTGCTGCTTATGAAGAAGCTCTTAAATACGCAAAAGAAAGAATCCAATTTGGAAAACCCATTTATGAAATTCCGGCTGTCCGTCGTATGTTGGACCGAATGGAACGTGAACTTGCGGGAATGCGTTGTCTAATGGTGGAAGCTGCCTTTTCTGTAGATAAATACTATTGGTATGAAGATGGGCGAACCGTTTCCCCGGAAGAATCCAAAATAGGAAAATTCTGGGAAAAAGTGGCAAACACACTCACTCCCATATCCAAATACTACAATTCAGAAATGTGTAATGACTTAGTTTATGATGGATTACAAGTATTAGGTGGTGCTGGGTATACAGAAGATTATGATCTTTCTCGACTTTATCGAGATGCAAGAATCACCAATATATATGATGGAACCACACAAATCCAAGTGAACGCAGCCATTGGTGGCATTACCTCTGGAATGAGCCCGACAGGAACTTTCCGTAGTTATCTAGATCATTTGGCAAAAGGATCAGAATCCAATACCAAACTCCAAGAGATCCGAACTCTATTTGAATCCATTGTTGATGCATATAAATCCATCGAAAAACAAGAAACAAAAGAAGCCCATAGTTTTGAAGTGGTGGAATCGGCAGCAAGAGTTGTGGTAGGATACTTGATGGAAAGAGCCAAAAACAAATCCACTAGTAGAAAAGAACTTCGTAGTACTTGGTGTAAAGGATTTCATTTGGATAGTTTGGCCATTCTATCTGCAAATCAAATTAGACTGAAACATTTGAAGGATTAA